The Oryza brachyantha chromosome 7, ObraRS2, whole genome shotgun sequence genomic interval GCGATCTGGACAGTAGACACGGTTATCCTTAGCCACTTGACAAACACTATACAACCTTTCTAGCACATGGCTATGACAGTGACCAGCCATCCCAGCTAAAGAAATGGTTTACACCAAAAACATACTCCATCCTAATGATAGTGCGGCCATACATTACACCGTAATGGGCAGTTTAGCACTCATTAGCACCAAAAGGCagatatttttcatcttacaAATCCTTTTACCTACTCCTACTGTTATACTACTTACCCTTGTCTACAGTTACATTCCAACCATTGGATTTCTAGTAGCAACCCAATGTTAGATCTAGGCCAATTTACGCAAATTCTACACTTTGCAACCTATAAAGTAATTATGCAAATCCACTATTTCTGCATTTGGCACGCACAACCTCTAAAGAAGTATGGGGTAGCAAGTAGCAACAAGAATGTCCTAAATCGCAACGAACAAGAACACAATTAGGGACAAGCAAGAAGAGAGCATATACCAGCCATGTCTTCTTCAAGGCCGAGGGTGAGCGCGAGGCGCGGCATTTGTCGGCGCCAGGAGAAGCTGACCACGATCCTGCGGTAAAGCCCCCGGTCCTCCCTCTCCGCCACGGCGAAGGTCGCCACGTGCTGCAGGAAGGCGTGGGCGTCCGGCGGCTTGgtccactccactccacccttgcgctccgccgcctccttccacTCCCTCGCCatctcgcgcgcgcgctcaCGCGCCGCCCGCGGCACCAGTGGCCTGGCCGCCCCAATCTCCGGGTCCGGGTCGGCCAgcgccggcaccgccgcctccaggATGAGCACGCACGCCCAGGCCAGGTCGGTGGGGTTCTTCACCTCGCGGCGGTCCACCGGGAacacgtcggcgacggcgtccaTGACGAACTTGGCCGGATCCACGCAGCGCTTGAGCGCGGGGGGCATCTCCACCCGCAGCGCGTCCACCTCCTTCCGCCGCGCGACCACGAACCCGAAGAACCCCGCGGAGTCCATCCTGGCGCACAGCGCCCTCAGGCTCTCGGCGAccccggccgcctcctcgggcggcgccgccgcttcagcggcggccgcggcggcgagcccgtCCTCCAGGCGCTCGAGCGCGCGGGAGACCGACCCCTCGATGGACTCCTCCCGGCGCCGGAGCGCCTCCATGCCCCGCGAcgcccgcgcctccgccgcgcgccgcttGTGCCTGAGCGAGTCCGACCGCGCCGCCAGCCCGCGCTCCAGCGACGAGAAGTGCTCCTCCAGCTGCCTGTACAGCCTCGTGCAGCTCgccagcagctgctgctgccgctccaGCTCCGCGAACCCGGCGCTCACCGCCAtcgccccctccccctccgcctccccctccgccgccggcgaggccatgGGGgcccccctccgccgccgcctcgaaaACCCTAGCTCGCAATTCCTCGGCGGCGATTGCGTCGCGCGTGGGAGGGGaaagcgagagagagagagggggggggggaggtgGGAATAAAGAGTGGGTGGGTGGAGGGAGCGGGCCAATGGGGACGCGACGCGTGGCGGTTGCGCCACTGTAAAGTGGTCGCCGCGGCGGGACCAGCCGACGCGAGGGGGGAAGGCGCACGTAGATTACAGGTGGGGCCGTGGTCATGTGGGGCCTGGATGTCAGTGACTGGGGTGGGGTGAGGTCGGCGTGAGGGTTCGGGTTGGCGGGAGTGGGGGGTGGGGATGGCGGGAATCGTGCGGGCTGGGTGCACCCCGAGAGCGTACACGGGAACTTCGTCTTTTGTGGCTGCGTTGTTCGTTATCGATGGCTGCCGACGCTGCCTGCAAAGTGCAAGGCAGCAACCAACCACCACCCCCTTCTACAATAGCCACATGAAGTGATGGTTGCTAGtactatcattttttttataaaaaaaatgtcccCTAAGCAAACTTAGCTTTCGTAAATAAAACGGTAAACAAAAATTCTCGCTCCACTCGCTGTGTTAcgattttcaaataataagaACGTaattctccaaaaaaaataaagtgtggAGTAACAAAGTAGTTTTACAAAAGAACAAGGCATATTTATCTCTAAGATTTTCTTAGTATTAGGTATTGCGAGCTATCTCTATAATACGAAAGCTGGGCAGATTCATTGGCCAGAAATGTGCCACGTGTCACTGCGTGCTGCTGAGAAAATGTGCTCCCTGTCAACTCACGATCGGACACTCACCCAAGCACAAATGCTACACTCaacctgctctctctctccatcgtGCGGGCAGGAACCTTCCAGCTCACTCGCACCATGCTATTGTGTCACCGCTCCGTTGTCGCCGGTGCTACTCGCACGTGTCGCCGCACCGCACCAGCGTTCAGCGTTCACCGTATGGTTTCACAATTGTTTTagaattaattcaaatttgaatcttAGAATAAACATAATTCATTTTAAATCTGATTTGAGCGAAACTTGAacctaaatttatctaaattcatgaCCTTCCCGGCGGTATTAGTATTTATGAAGAAATTGATATCCAATGGTTAAGCAATAGTAAACCTAAAAATGtattactatctccgtttcgtaatgtaagatgtttgaatttttcggttataatatttgaccattcgtcttattcaaaaatttagtacaaatataaaaaatatcaagtcgtgcttaaagttcttttgataataaagtaagtcataagtaaaataaatgatatttccacaacttttgaataagacaaatggtaaacattgcaacaaaaaattaaaacatcttacattatgaaatggagggagtaataaataaaataggtgTTATACATTAAACTAGGTATGGGAATAACTGTCTCaacatgtattttaaaatgtaaatcCATTTTGAGTAATTCTTGAACCATTGTCCTCCCAATggtatataatttgtaatttgatcatattttattcataaattaaatatttggttAGCTtcatatatgattaatatatttttaattcctcATGGCAAAACTCCACGGTTAAAATGTGGTGGTACAGGCGAGATGCACCCAATTGATACAATAATACATTCTAAAACACATcaatctttattaaaaaaataataaaggtattaattataaatttatggttaCAATCACTAATAACTAAATTGTCCATTTATAATTACGCGCAGCAACGCTGCGCGTTCTTTCTAGTACAAATCTAAAGATCtggttttttttagataaatcattttattctcattttaattaaaacatgatTTTCTAACCACATTGATTTAACTTACAAACTTTGATATACTTATTGCATATGCCTGGGTTTGCTcatgttttagaaaatatgtgGTCCGTTATTACGAGTAAAGATGGTAGTAAGTAACCAGTAAATAGAATAGTTAACTGTACCTACCTCTACTCCTTTAGAggtttgatcaaaatttacatatatcgGTTATCGTAATTCATAACACATTATGATTTTTACCTTTAAATAACGGAATGGTATATTATTGGTGCTAACTTCAACTTGAGCTAGTCACTTTTGATTGCACGTTTAGAAGTGTGACCTAGATCAATTGATTGGAGTTGATAATGATGGTTGCATTCATGATTACTACATCCAATTTCAGGAGGATTATTCCCACAGATGCACACGCCCACATGCATTTGGACCATTAATAATGAGAATCTTCTTGATCTTAGACAGCACACATCTGCTTAGAAACAGTTAAGTTGCGGCTTCTAAATCTTTTTTGAGATGTGATGTAGCTCACGCATTAACAATAAGGGTTCCTTTGGAATgaatttcaaaagaaatttgaatgatttTGATccttaggatttttttttgcgtaGTTTCTAAAAGCTTCAGTGAAAAATCAGCATTATCTCTGAGGTCTTCCAAATATGCCTCGATTTTGTTTGATTGCTGCTTGTCAGCAAACATGCCAACTGGGCCCCACGGCCCACAATCTCTCTTCTTGCCCTGCTCGATCAACCTGTCGTCATCGGTCATCAGCCCAAGCCCATCAAAGCTTCACAAataccaatttttttattttttttaaacatttttaataaataattttattattaaatctcGAGAGAATATTTCCGTcagatgaaccttttggccaccaTCAATATTGACGTGGCAAAACAACTCTATCACGCAAAGTTTTTAGCGTGGCGGGCCATTGTCAGTGGCATGGCAGCATTTTCTTGCTTGCCATGCCAGTGACACTGTCAGTGGCAAGCCTGCCACACCAACCACGctgcgtggcagcgttgtcttaCCACTTCATCAACACTGTCGTGCTAAAAGGTTCAtccggtgaaaatattttctcccgagatttagtataaaattatttattaaaaatgtttaaaaaaattccacatATACCCTTCCAAATTATAAcatcatattataagaatGTATTCTTTTGCCAATTTTTTCTCGAATCTtgtctttaattttttgccacaCGTTTCTTAAATGGCTAAACAATCTATtccttttttaatatataaatagacaCATAAGTTCATTatcatatatttctatattagatttttaattctataagatttaatttcatcgttatattattaaatacaacctccgtttcataacgtaagatatttgacttttttggttgcaacgtttgatcatttgtcttattcaaaaatttagtacaaatataaaaaatgataagccatgcttaaagttattttgataaaaaaagcaagtcacaagcaaaataaataatatttccataattttttaaataagacaaatgattaaacattacattataaaatagagggagtagctttcacaaaaccaaatattattttttattttttaagcaacAAAACAACGCTGTCTGCAACTAAATCTTCTAATCTTTTCTTCTACTCTCTTTGCAAGGATAATTAATCAGTGCTCCTGCTAATCATCATCACaggatggcgatggcgattaGGTAGGTAGATTATTTGTTAATGCGATTCCGAGATCAACTTGGCCGGCGACAATGCGAGCAGAATCAGAATAATAATATCACATACGTCAAAGATATTACTACTACTGGAGTATTAGGCCATGCACAATGCTCCTCCGTGGTGTGGAGCTTCAACCGGCCACGGAGGAGAGAGAGCGCCACCAAGGCTGGATGCGTAGCCTAGCAGAGATCCTCACCTCCTTGTGAAGAACCACGCGTCCTCGCCTCGAGCTCGGTGAAGCAACGCTAGGGCAGCGCACTGCACGAACTAGTGTCCTTGCCGTGTGGTCCAGGCGCGCGACGACGCatccgacgccggcgccgacgccctGCGCTCGGTCGACTCGCTCCTCCCGCGGTTGTCGACGCCTCGCGCCTCGCTAGATCCGTGCTTGGCCAACGCCGCTGGCGCCGCACCATGCTCGGCCGATGCGCTCCACCGAcggccgtcgacgccgccccGCGCTCGGTCGACgacgcatccgccgccgccccgcgctcGGTCGACgacgcatccgccgccgccccgcgctcGGCCGACTCGCTCCGCCCAcggccgtcgacgccgcgcgCCCCGCTAGATCCGTTCTCGGCCAACGCCGCTGATGACGCCCCGCGCTCGGCCGCCCTGCTCCGCCCCCGGCCGTAGACGCCGTTGCTGACGCCGCCCCGCGCTTGGCTGGCGGGGAGAGAGAGCGgcagagggagaggaaggaggcggcggtgggagaGAAAGGGGCggcggggagagagaggggagggagaaagGGGTGGCCGGGGAGAGATGGGGTGAGTGGGGAGAGAAGGTCATGGGTCCCACTTAAAGCTGCGGTGAGTCTCATTTTAAATGGCTTGCACGGTAAGATGTGTAGTTTATGGAGTAGCTTCATCTACATGGCATGTGAAAAAGTGCCTCGCATTGTGCATAGCCTTAGTATTGGCCTAGTGCAGAATCTGATGTTACTGGATTTGGAAATATACCTACCTGTACTCCTGGAGGGTGACAGAGCCGGCGATGTGCTGTAGAAGACTAGAAGCTGATAAAAATggaaatattgtttttatcgTTTTTGGTTTCTGCTGCCTCCGTCCCTCCGTCGGTCGTTTTTCAGTTCTtaggtataaatatttttgtgaataataattttattgttacagcaaacgaaaaataatttataaataaaacttttgtatatatatgtttttagcgttcttagcaatctaaaagccagaGCTGAAATATAAagtatgacaaaaaaaaaccccaaatcaactctaaattaatttaaaaattcaaatgttgccttataaatataaatataagtagaagcgaaaacaTGAGtgtgaaaaaatatacataggTAAGgcacatataaaatagatttttatctATTCAATTTTACGATATACTAGAAATAcccatgctttgctatggaattatatacaaaatattatagtttttatgaactatactaatatcacttgtttaaactaaatatgaaCTATTTCATAATATCAGAAAATACCATGGGCTATTTTGCAAAATGTCCTAAAACTAAAATTCGAGAATTGAGcgagaaaatatatctccaacaggtttttaaaaatattcataatatTTACACATACCTAAATTTAACACACTAGTGTCCTACATTTAGGGCAAGAATAGTTGTTTCTAAtagaagttatttatttttagatttcagTTGGAGAAAGCCATAAATTTTAtgcataataattttttatattaaccCAATACAGACTTttagaaatcaaaatattagtattttgTTGGAGATGATCTCAAGCGATGCCCTAGGCTTGTTCACTCTCGCTGTTGCTTCATATCAGTGCCTAAAAATTGGAATTATGGAATGTTAGTAAGCGAACCATGCCATTTTGTTCATGTGATtttcaatatattaatatagcTGCTAATTAAAATGGagaaataaattgttttcttttttatcatacCAGCATTTGTGTTTCGTCTAGAAATACTATAgtgatatatatgtagttttcTCCCATCATACTAGGTTCCACACTGGCACCCCTCTATTTACATCATAGATTTGTCAGTGAAGTCAAAAGTATTCATTCATCCTTGTTTTTTCTACAGATAATTAATGTTTGTACCCCTCCGTTTCTAATTAAATGACGCCGGTTAGTTCAACGTGACGTAAAAAAGGATGGACGGAGTATTTTACTTGGTTTTTAGACTACACCCCTCTTAGGGATGGATGGAGCATAATTTGTGTGTGCATTTCTGTTTACACATTTTGTGGGTATGTTTGGTTCTATTCCCTTGCCAAAATCTAGGTAAATATTGGCATTACCAATTTGTTAGTAGGGTAAAATTAGCCACTTCATCTTTGGATTAGTGCCAATATAAAACCGAATTTTGATTGCATGGTGAAGGCGCTTCTAGAAATGTGACCAAATAGGATATCGACACTACTAATTGTCTGACTCTAATCCAAACTAACATATATACTATTCaggggggtgattgtttggttatttggaaaaaaacaaacgacatatgtacaaataaaaaagtaatttacgataaattttttatatacatgttctttgtaatataaaaaccaagactagaaaataaaatacgacaGAAAAGCCCTAAAttctactctaaattttaaagttgaaaattcaaattttaacttataatcaCACCAAATTCTACATTTATAggattataatataatttatacatgcttgaatctaaacacatgCGCAAACCCTCAGTGGTCTGTCTATTTTTTCAACCTTCATCAGGTAGCCATTGTACTTGCCAGTCCTCACTTCGGATTGCACTAGCACGGTGAGGATAACAAAGGACACGAGGATAGACATTCGAgcgtattatatatattttcgaTTGAGAAAGCTGCTTaagtaaattaaatttggtcCAATATACCGGACATACTCTCCCTCTGGTCAGTTTCGCACATCCCATACATACTATGTCAAAGTCTTATGTTAGTCGGAAGCGCCGTATATTTTCGCTTAAAGAGCATTAGGACCTCTCTCTAAAGTCTAAGCGTAAAACGAAGCCACCCAAAAATTCCCaataaatcttatatattttctcgTATCACTCCAACCCGcttcactttattttttttcaaaaattactccctccatttcctgttataaaaatttttaggttcGCAATATTCATCTATATACCAGTGTATATGTTTCGTAAACATACGTAGATTCATTAAGACATATATCAAAGAAagtcttataaaataaaatagatgaaaaaacaaatatgaaagCTAGAGTCACCTAGTAGCAGAGGCAAACCATTAACTTATTTCCATATTTACCAGTGAAAGACCTAATCTAGTTTCCTCTTATATTTCTTCCGACGCAAAATCTCTCTTTCCCACGCGGccgctcctctcccctcccccctcccctcgaCCCCATCGTCGACCACCCGTACCCTCCTCTGTTTCCCGATCtgcaccgccgcgcctccaccgtctccggcgaggagaaggcggcgcggaccccgcccccgcccccgcccccgcggcCTGGCCTCCTCGCTCGCTCGATCGCACGCGCACGgcttgccggcggcgggtgggcaggtttggcgcggcggcgcggccgaccTTCCTTCCACCTGCCTTCGGTTCGGATCGGATCGAAGGTATCCCCAGTTAGGTTGATGCGCGGGCGTGCGGATTCGATTAACCGGTCgagtttttttcttgttcatcTGGATTTCTTCGATGCGCGGTGGTGATTCGGCGGTAGGTTTGTGTTTTTTGCAGGAGAGAAGATTGGGGCTCTAGGTGGATCCGATGTCCGAGGCTGGGTCCGGCTCTGGCCGGAAGAGGCAGCTGGTACTGGAGTCCAGCGACTCGGAGGCGGATGAGTTCTTCGTCTCGACGCGGCACAAGGATGATGACGGTGCCGCGGGTGCCGCCAATGCTGGTGCCGGCGGCAGAGGAGTTGATGATCGGACTGCGGAGAAGGCGGTTACTCTCAGTCCTGAGAGGATTTCTGGGGTTAAGTATTCAGATGAAGGAGGTTGTGGTTCGGGCAAGAGTAAGGGAGATGAGGTGGGGAGGAGTGGCTCACAACCTGATGTGAAGAGGATCAAAACTGAGGCTGCGCATAGTAGCGGCGGTGGAAATGGTGGAAGTGTGTCAAAGGATGGAAGTGGAACCGGCGGGAAAATGCCACGCCGGGGGTTCCCGACATGGCGATTTGAGAAGCCAGAGGTAAGGGCAGGGCGGGTTCTTGATGAGAAGGGTGCGGTGGAGATGAAGGAAAGCAGTTCCCAAAAGGTCAAGGACCGTGCATTGACTTCAGAGCCACACAAACGTGAGACACCGACGCAATTGAAGATGAAGACTGACCAGGAGGTTATAAGAGTTCAAGGTAAAAGTGGTGTTTTAAAAATCCGGCCGAAGAACAATAAGGTGGCTAAGGAAACTGGTGATGGCAAGATTTTGCCGAAGAATGCTAAGGTGGATGGGGAAACTAGTGATGGCAAGACTCTGTCAAAGAAAGTTAAGGTGGAGGACAATGGTGATGGAAAGATTTTGACAAAGAGTGGTGTTTTAAAGCTTCTTCCAAAGAACAATAAGGTGGTCAAAGAAACCAGCGGTGGCATTCCTCCTACCAAGAACATTAAGGTGGCTGGGGGGACCAGTGACGGCAAGATTCTAGTGAAGAGCAGTAAGGTGGATAGGGAAAGTGGTGATGGCAAGGTGCTGAAGAACTGCATGGTGAATCTAGAAACTAGCGATGGCAAGGTTTCTTCCAGAAACATGAAGGAAGATGTGAAAGTCAACGGTGGCTCTAGACAAGATAAGGAGAAAAATGGCACAATTGATGAGTCCTCAAAACAGTATGCAGTCGGTGAGAAGAGAATTACAGAAAAACTAGTCTCTCCCATCTTGTTGAGGAAAAGTGATCCAAGCGTAGTGGGAATTTCTTTGGGCCAGAGAATGAAACAGCAAAATTCAAAGGTGCAACTGAAGATCACCTCATTAGGCCATCCTAATTTGAAAGATGAgaagaataagaaaaaaagattgcTTGATCATAAAAGGTCACCAGAAAATTTGTCCAAGAAAGCAAAACCAAATGTTACTGATCTTCAGGACACATCTGGGCCAATAAAGAAGGAAAGGGGAGGACCTCGTTACACAATGAAGCAGAAGCTCAGGGGTCAAATAAAGGACATTCTTCTAAACAATGGATGGAAAATTGATCTAAGGCGCAGGAAAagcaaaaattatgaagattcTGTCTATGTTTCTCCACAAGGAACTGGCTATTGGTCAATCACTAAGGCTTATGCTGTGTTCCAAGAGCAGTCTAAAAGTGAAAAGCATGCAGCTAGATCATCTATGCATAACAGTCTTGAACCAGGTGTTGCAGATGTGGCCTGTAATGCCATatcaaaaaatgatttagcAATGCTACAGAGGAATGTGGTGAAAAGGAGGACCAAGAAAGAACTTGACACTTCTaaaaagaagaacaaggaCAGCAGAAGCAGAGACTCTATAGGAACCCTTGCTGGTAGAAGTTCTGGAAGTAAGTACCAACACAGTGGAGATAGGAGATGTGCGCTTCTTGTCCGTGGTAACACTAGCATGGAAGGCAACATGGATGGGTATGTTCTGTATCGATGGAAGCGAACGGTCTTATCATGGATGATAGATATGGGGGTTGTTCCTGAAGATGCAAAGGtcaaatatatgaataagAAGGGATCACGGGCAAGGTTGGAGGGTAGAATTACTAGGGATGGCATTCACTGCGGATGTTGCTCTAAGACTCTCACAGTTGCTAAGTTTGAACTTCATGCTGGTTCAAAAGAGCAGCAGCCGTATGCAAACATCTTTCTGGAAGATGGTGGAGTTACATTGTCACAGTGCTTGCTTGATGCGTGGAAGAAGCAATCAAAATCTGAAAAGAAAGGGTTTTACAAGGTAGATCCTGGTGATGATCCGGATGATGATACTTGTGGCATTTGTGGTGATGGTGGCAATTTGCTCTGCTGCGATAACTGTCCTTCAACTTTTCACTTGGCTTGCTTAGGCATCAAGGtaagcatgcatatatattatatacaggAACACTCATTGTTTTATAGAGGAGAAAGTTCATCCTCTCTTTAGCTCACTCTCTTGTATCAAAACTATTTTAGTTTCTCTGAAAATACACAGGTTACTAATCCCCAGCATATTTAGATTAACAATTACGTGAGAAATGCTATTCACGTAATGTAGTTTCTTATAGCTTCCCTCTTGATTGAGCATGTCAGTTCTTTCCAATAGCTGTTTGCTAGCTATCTAGTATGATATGCTAATTGTTTACATGCATCTCTCAGAGTAACATGTCAATCTTTCAGTGATATTTGCTTTATGCGATTTCTGCTGCAGATGCCCTCTGGTGATTGGCATTGTCGTAGCTGTATATGTAGGTTTTGTGGTTCTTCCCAAGAAACAACATCTTCTGCTGAGCTACTTTCTTGTTCACAGTGTTCAAGGAAATGTAAGGCTCCTGATACGCAAACTCTCTCTCATGCGGGCATGTGCACAAATGTTTCTGTTCTTGGGAGTAtcttaaacaatatttttgcaGATCACCAAGTTTGTGCACCTGGAACCATGAAAGACTCTGTTCAAGCTGAGTCCAGTTCCTCAACTGATTGCTATTGCAGCCCAGGATGTAGAAAGGTACCATACgttagataattattttaccacttatttatttgttatggGGAAATGATGATCTTGTTTGCCATTGGGTCTGCATCAGGTTGTTTTGTTGGTCACTAGGTAGCTCCACCTTCAGTCTTATTCTTATAGTAAAACACATCCCTGCAAGTTTATGCTACAAATGATCAGCACTTAACATTACCTTGCTCATGATATATTAGCATCCCACAACAAATTGGACCAAGTTTAAGCTTGCACTGTTTTCCGTCAGAGGTGTTATATACACATCTCTACCTGGTTAGTGCCCATTAATTCAGTGAAATGATGCTCTGATTGCGTTCTTTTGTGGGGAATCTATCACATGCTGCATCGCCCAGAGGTGCTGGAATCTGTACACATGGACATGGGCACCTGGGTTTGCGCCCATTAATCTAGTTGAAGTGATATTCTTCTGCTTGCACTCAGCAGCTATGATGCATGTTGTGCAGGTCAACCCAGAACTTCGGGGGTCTCCTTTATGTGG includes:
- the LOC102700914 gene encoding uncharacterized protein LOC102700914 isoform X1, with the protein product MSEAGSGSGRKRQLVLESSDSEADEFFVSTRHKDDDGAAGAANAGAGGRGVDDRTAEKAVTLSPERISGVKYSDEGGCGSGKSKGDEVGRSGSQPDVKRIKTEAAHSSGGGNGGSVSKDGSGTGGKMPRRGFPTWRFEKPEVRAGRVLDEKGAVEMKESSSQKVKDRALTSEPHKRETPTQLKMKTDQEVIRVQGKSGVLKIRPKNNKVAKETGDGKILPKNAKVDGETSDGKTLSKKVKVEDNGDGKILTKSGVLKLLPKNNKVVKETSGGIPPTKNIKVAGGTSDGKILVKSSKVDRESGDGKVLKNCMVNLETSDGKVSSRNMKEDVKVNGGSRQDKEKNGTIDESSKQYAVGEKRITEKLVSPILLRKSDPSVVGISLGQRMKQQNSKVQLKITSLGHPNLKDEKNKKKRLLDHKRSPENLSKKAKPNVTDLQDTSGPIKKERGGPRYTMKQKLRGQIKDILLNNGWKIDLRRRKSKNYEDSVYVSPQGTGYWSITKAYAVFQEQSKSEKHAARSSMHNSLEPGVADVACNAISKNDLAMLQRNVVKRRTKKELDTSKKKNKDSRSRDSIGTLAGRSSGSKYQHSGDRRCALLVRGNTSMEGNMDGYVLYRWKRTVLSWMIDMGVVPEDAKVKYMNKKGSRARLEGRITRDGIHCGCCSKTLTVAKFELHAGSKEQQPYANIFLEDGGVTLSQCLLDAWKKQSKSEKKGFYKVDPGDDPDDDTCGICGDGGNLLCCDNCPSTFHLACLGIKMPSGDWHCRSCICRFCGSSQETTSSAELLSCSQCSRKYHQVCAPGTMKDSVQAESSSSTDCYCSPGCRKIYKHLRKLLGVKNAIEAGFSWSLVRCSPDNIAAPPKKKDHLIYCNSKTAVAFSVMDECFLPRIDERSGINIIHNVVYNCGSDFNRLNFSKFYTFILERGDEVISAATVRIHGTDLAEMPFIGTRGMYRHQGMCHRLLNAIESALSSLNVRRLVIPAIPELQNTWTSVFGFKPVEPSKRQKIKSLNMLIIHGTGLLEKRLLATGTMNQKTTTGTVNDKMDAQTHGEATGSQTPVHTSCELLVGDDPDIKHHDHSHPLVGSSEGLTSNMPLVPEETTPELTSPSLDVVNLHTVPGVEDSMRCMPEAENTQEMKNAETDATLNAEKVAAEQKSEDKSNSRHIFSSAIAVTVNPSSCSSYETGKDENCTSSEPFVEAVLVSDRPEPSIACHFTNQEDKNSSVVPVDMTVPLATMAGNPDNHELNAVFTVCDIQNSVEVKGLEDNTDIVNDGSINVYATEDETSVGGVANTFVATTEYPNDSAADLEVSLVRSIQQKDEDIMEKSACATKDQTLAGSVANNFVATAEDHSGSVVDLGVSTEISIQQKTEVIKDKSVSLLPDLIHSSMSKAMPEKLNRTKSTESDNVETKDTAIEGVTVENFSEADITISAVGMSNDICGEVMAKPNLTCGDSQLRGEDGIYKNSMEDDLASREPVNA
- the LOC102700914 gene encoding uncharacterized protein LOC102700914 isoform X3; translated protein: MSEAGSGSGRKRQLVLESSDSEADEFFVSTRHKDDDGAAGAANAGAGGRGVDDRTAEKAVTLSPERISGVKYSDEGGCGSGKSKGDEVGRSGSQPDVKRIKTEAAHSSGGGNGGSVSKDGSGTGGKMPRRGFPTWRFEKPEVRAGRVLDEKGAVEMKESSSQKVKDRALTSEPHKRETPTQLKMKTDQEVIRVQGKSGVLKIRPKNNKVAKETGDGKILPKNAKVDGETSDGKTLSKKVKVEDNGDGKILTKSGVLKLLPKNNKVVKETSGGIPPTKNIKVAGGTSDGKILVKSSKVDRESGDGKVLKNCMVNLETSDGKVSSRNMKEDVKVNGGSRQDKEKNGTIDESSKQYAVGEKRITEKLVSPILLRKSDPSVVGISLGQRMKQQNSKVQLKITSLGHPNLKDEKNKKKRLLDHKRSPENLSKKAKPNVTDLQDTSGPIKKERGGPRYTMKQKLRGQIKDILLNNGWKIDLRRRKSKNYEDSVYVSPQGTGYWSITKAYAVFQEQSKSEKHAARSSMHNSLEPGVADVACNAISKNDLAMLQRNVVKRRTKKELDTSKKKNKDSRSRDSIGTLAGRSSGSKYQHSGDRRCALLVRGNTSMEGNMDGYVLYRWKRTVLSWMIDMGVVPEDAKVKYMNKKGSRARLEGRITRDGIHCGCCSKTLTVAKFELHAGSKEQQPYANIFLEDGGVTLSQCLLDAWKKQSKSEKKGFYKVDPGDDPDDDTCGICGDGGNLLCCDNCPSTFHLACLGIKMPSGDWHCRSCICRFCGSSQETTSSAELLSCSQCSRKYHQVCAPGTMKDSVQAESSSSTDCYCSPGCRKIYKHLRKLLGVKNAIEAGFSWSLVRCSPDNIAAPPKKKDHLIYCNSKTAVAFSVMDECFLPRIDERSGINIIHNVVYNCGSDFNRLNFSKFYTFILERGDEVISAATVRIHGTDLAEMPFIGTRGMYRHQGMCHRLLNAIESALSSLNVRRLVIPAIPELQNTWTSVFGFKPVEPSKRQKIKSLNMLIIHGTGLLEKRLLATGTMNQKTTTGTVNDKMDAQTHGEATGSQTPVHTSCELLVGDDPDIKHHDHSHPLVGSSEGLTSNMPLVPEETTPELTSPSLDVVNLHTVPGVEDSMRCMPEAENTQEMKNAETDATLNAEKVAAEQKSEDKSNSRHIFSSAIAVTVNPSSCSSYETGKDENCTSSEPFVEAVLNSVEVKGLEDNTDIVNDGSINVYATEDETSVGGVANTFVATTEYPNDSAADLEVSLVRSIQQKDEDIMEKSACATKDQTLAGSVANNFVATAEDHSGSVVDLGVSTEISIQQKTEVIKDKSVSLLPDLIHSSMSKAMPEKLNRTKSTESDNVETKDTAIEGVTVENFSEADITISAVGMSNDICGEVMAKPNLTCGDSQLRGEDGIYKNSMEDDLASREPVNA